One region of Acidithiobacillus sp. genomic DNA includes:
- the rplF gene encoding 50S ribosomal protein L6 — MSRVAKQPVSIPKGVEVHIAEHRLVVKGPKGQISVPFHPAVELQMDAGVASLTWAEDKNAQAGTMRALLNNMVHGVSHGFEQKLEIIGVGYRAQAKGKTLSLSLGFSHPVDYLVPDDITIETPTQTEIVIRGIDKQKVGQIAADIRAYRPPEPYKGKGVRYAGENVRRKEAKKK; from the coding sequence ATGTCTCGTGTAGCGAAACAGCCAGTGTCTATACCCAAGGGCGTCGAAGTCCATATTGCGGAACACCGGCTGGTGGTGAAAGGTCCAAAAGGCCAGATTTCCGTTCCTTTTCACCCCGCTGTAGAATTGCAGATGGATGCCGGTGTGGCGTCACTGACCTGGGCGGAAGACAAAAACGCCCAGGCGGGAACGATGCGGGCGCTTCTGAACAATATGGTACACGGTGTTTCACACGGCTTTGAACAAAAATTGGAAATTATCGGTGTCGGTTATCGGGCCCAAGCGAAGGGTAAAACGCTCAGTTTGAGTCTTGGTTTTTCCCACCCGGTGGATTATCTGGTGCCTGACGATATCACCATCGAAACACCGACACAGACGGAAATCGTCATTCGGGGCATCGATAAGCAGAAAGTTGGTCAGATTGCTGCAGATATTCGCGCCTATCGTCCTCCGGAGCCTTACAAGGGTAAGGGTGTGCGCTACGCCGGTGAAAATGTTAGACGTAAAGAAGCGAAAAAGAAATAA
- the rplR gene encoding 50S ribosomal protein L18, whose translation MNKNSSRLRRARKTRARIASQAKPRLCVFRSGKHIYAQVIDDSQGKVLAQASSLEGEVRAQMPRGADVAAAATIGQRVAEKALAVGVKEVAFDRSGYRYHGRVRALADAARDGGLSF comes from the coding sequence ATGAATAAAAATTCGTCGAGGCTCCGTCGGGCCCGTAAAACCAGGGCTCGCATTGCATCGCAGGCCAAACCACGGCTCTGTGTTTTTCGTTCGGGCAAGCATATTTATGCCCAGGTGATTGATGACAGCCAGGGAAAGGTTCTTGCGCAGGCATCGAGCCTAGAGGGTGAAGTTCGCGCACAAATGCCACGCGGCGCAGATGTTGCAGCCGCCGCAACTATCGGGCAACGGGTTGCAGAGAAGGCACTGGCCGTGGGCGTTAAGGAGGTGGCATTTGACCGGAGCGGGTATCGTTACCATGGTCGGGTGAGAGCTTTGGCCGACGCAGCCCGCGACGGCGGGTTGTCGTTCTGA
- the rpsE gene encoding 30S ribosomal protein S5 produces the protein MARENRDTQPNDGMQEKLIHINRVSKVVKGGRQFGFAALMVVGDGDGKVGFGRGKAKEVPAGIQKATDQARRWMTSIPLMKGGTIPYPVEGRHGAARVILRPAPEGSGVIAGGAMRAVCEAVGLRNVVAKSLGSNNPINVVRATFDAFNKLASPQAIAMKRGKSLKEIRGEGGHDE, from the coding sequence ATGGCACGGGAAAATCGCGACACGCAGCCCAACGATGGAATGCAGGAAAAACTTATTCATATCAACCGCGTTTCTAAGGTGGTTAAAGGCGGACGGCAGTTCGGCTTCGCGGCACTTATGGTGGTGGGCGATGGAGACGGTAAGGTTGGTTTCGGCCGTGGAAAGGCTAAAGAGGTCCCGGCGGGGATTCAAAAGGCGACTGACCAGGCCCGTCGTTGGATGACGAGTATACCCTTGATGAAGGGCGGTACAATACCGTACCCGGTAGAGGGGCGCCATGGTGCCGCGCGCGTCATTCTGCGGCCGGCGCCGGAAGGTAGCGGCGTCATCGCCGGCGGCGCGATGCGTGCGGTTTGTGAGGCGGTAGGGCTGCGGAACGTGGTGGCTAAATCGCTTGGGTCCAATAACCCTATCAATGTCGTCCGCGCGACTTTTGATGCATTTAATAAACTGGCTAGTCCTCAAGCTATCGCTATGAAACGTGGAAAAAGCCTGAAAGAAATCCGCGGTGAAGGGGGGCACGATGAGTAA
- the rpmD gene encoding 50S ribosomal protein L30, giving the protein MSKHLRITLVKSLIGVAEKHRRVVLGLGLRHTNHSVERLDTPEIRGMVNKIPYLLRWEEL; this is encoded by the coding sequence ATGAGTAAGCATTTGCGTATTACTCTGGTAAAAAGTCTGATTGGCGTCGCTGAGAAGCATCGTCGTGTCGTGCTGGGATTAGGGCTGCGTCATACAAATCATTCGGTAGAGCGTTTGGACACCCCGGAGATTCGTGGAATGGTCAATAAAATCCCCTATCTACTTCGGTGGGAAGAGCTGTGA
- the rplO gene encoding 50S ribosomal protein L15 — MKLNTIAPAEGSKKDRRRVGRGIGSGLGKTAGRGHKGQHARSGGYHKVGFEGGQMPLQRRIPKRGFRNALGARVVEVTLSQLESAAIDGVVDIEGLLLRRIVRGTPDAIKVILTGEVTQALTVRGLRVSAGARAAIENAGGKVEG, encoded by the coding sequence ATGAAATTAAATACGATTGCGCCCGCAGAGGGTTCGAAAAAAGACCGTCGCCGCGTTGGACGTGGTATCGGAAGCGGTTTAGGAAAAACAGCTGGTCGTGGTCACAAAGGTCAGCATGCCCGCTCCGGTGGTTACCATAAGGTGGGTTTCGAAGGTGGGCAGATGCCTTTGCAAAGGCGTATTCCCAAGCGCGGGTTTCGTAACGCATTGGGAGCGCGCGTCGTTGAGGTGACGTTGTCTCAACTGGAGTCCGCGGCAATTGACGGCGTGGTAGATATTGAAGGCTTGCTGCTTCGGCGCATCGTTCGTGGCACGCCGGATGCGATTAAGGTTATTTTGACCGGCGAAGTCACGCAGGCTTTGACTGTGCGTGGCCTGCGCGTAAGCGCTGGCGCCCGCGCAGCCATTGAAAACGCCGGCGGAAAGGTAGAAGGTTAA
- the secY gene encoding preprotein translocase subunit SecY, which yields MAGLRSIGGAAQGGGKINELRNRILFLLGALLVFRVGAHIPVPGIDPAAMAAFFDQQRGTILGMFNMFSGGALSRLTVFALGIMPYISASIIFQLAGSVFPKLEELKKEGEAGRRKITEYTRYGTVILALMQGLGIAIAIEKMHAGHLPVVIDPGPLFLFTTTISLACGTVFLMWIGEQITERGIGNGISMIIFAGIVAGLPEAIGTTFELTKTGQFQPLFVVALFVLALGVTGFVVFMESAQRRIPIQYAKRQVGRKIYGGQSTHMPLKVNMSGVIPPIFASSIILLPATLSGWFANVPGMEWLARVGQALSPGSVLYVVVFTTAIVFFAFFYTAMVFNPRDTADNLKKSGAFVPGIRPGEHTAKYMDRILTRLTLWGAIYLTLVCLLPEFLIVQYNVPFYFGGTSLLIVVVVMMDLMGQIQSHLLTHQYEGLIRKNPLSGR from the coding sequence ATGGCCGGGTTACGTAGCATTGGCGGCGCCGCGCAGGGTGGCGGAAAGATCAATGAGTTACGTAACCGCATTCTTTTTCTGCTGGGCGCGCTCCTCGTTTTTCGTGTTGGAGCGCATATACCGGTGCCGGGAATCGATCCGGCCGCCATGGCGGCGTTCTTTGATCAGCAGCGGGGAACCATCCTGGGCATGTTCAACATGTTCTCAGGTGGCGCGCTTTCCCGTCTGACAGTTTTCGCTTTAGGGATCATGCCCTATATCAGCGCATCGATTATATTCCAGTTGGCAGGGTCGGTTTTCCCGAAGCTGGAAGAGTTAAAAAAAGAAGGGGAGGCGGGGCGGCGAAAAATAACGGAATATACACGTTATGGCACGGTCATACTTGCTCTGATGCAAGGCTTGGGAATCGCTATCGCGATTGAGAAAATGCACGCCGGACATCTTCCTGTGGTGATTGATCCAGGTCCACTGTTTCTGTTCACGACAACCATATCGCTCGCCTGCGGCACAGTCTTTTTGATGTGGATTGGAGAACAAATTACGGAGCGGGGGATCGGTAACGGCATTTCCATGATCATATTTGCGGGTATTGTCGCTGGCCTCCCCGAGGCTATAGGGACAACTTTTGAGCTAACCAAAACCGGGCAGTTTCAGCCGCTTTTCGTGGTAGCTCTTTTCGTCCTTGCGCTTGGCGTGACCGGATTTGTGGTATTTATGGAGAGTGCGCAGAGACGTATTCCCATCCAATACGCAAAGCGCCAAGTAGGCCGCAAGATATATGGGGGCCAAAGCACGCATATGCCGCTCAAGGTGAATATGTCAGGCGTAATTCCGCCGATCTTCGCTTCTAGCATCATCCTTTTGCCGGCAACATTATCTGGGTGGTTCGCTAATGTGCCGGGAATGGAATGGCTTGCGCGCGTTGGACAGGCCTTAAGTCCAGGTTCGGTGTTGTATGTGGTCGTATTCACCACGGCGATAGTGTTTTTTGCATTTTTCTATACCGCGATGGTGTTTAATCCTCGGGACACCGCAGATAATTTGAAGAAGTCGGGAGCCTTTGTGCCGGGTATCCGCCCTGGTGAACATACGGCGAAATACATGGATCGTATCCTTACTCGGCTCACGCTTTGGGGCGCCATATATCTGACCTTGGTTTGCCTGCTACCAGAGTTTCTCATTGTTCAGTACAACGTGCCGTTCTATTTTGGTGGTACCAGTCTGCTGATTGTCGTAGTGGTGATGATGGACTTGATGGGGCAGATTCAGAGTCACCTGTTGACGCATCAGTACGAAGGGTTGATTCGTAAAAACCCTCTAAGTGGGCGGTGA
- a CDS encoding adenylate kinase: MAKHLIFLGAPGVGKGTQAQRLAQLMDLPHVSTGDMLRASIQSGREIGLRAAAVMESGALVGDEIIIGIVGERLSLPDAAAGVVFDGFPRTIHQAHALDTLLAAHGDEIGAVLHLDLDDEGIVERLSGRRVCSKCGAIYHIRYHAPAAYGVCDLCGGALLQRDDDQPAIIRKRLAVYQAETAPLIAYYHERPTYRLVSGEGEADEVFSRIVKAVGAAG, translated from the coding sequence GTGGCAAAGCATCTGATTTTTCTTGGTGCGCCTGGTGTCGGTAAGGGTACCCAAGCCCAGAGGCTTGCTCAGTTGATGGACTTGCCTCATGTGTCCACTGGTGATATGCTCCGCGCCTCGATTCAGTCCGGTAGAGAAATCGGACTACGTGCGGCGGCCGTAATGGAATCTGGCGCGCTTGTGGGTGATGAGATTATCATCGGTATAGTTGGGGAGCGGTTAAGTCTTCCAGATGCAGCGGCAGGGGTGGTCTTCGACGGATTTCCTCGGACCATTCATCAAGCACATGCGCTTGATACGTTATTGGCTGCGCATGGAGATGAAATCGGTGCGGTGCTGCATTTAGATTTAGACGACGAAGGAATTGTGGAACGTCTCTCCGGGCGCAGGGTGTGTTCGAAATGCGGGGCGATCTACCACATACGCTACCACGCACCCGCGGCTTATGGGGTCTGTGATCTCTGTGGGGGTGCGTTGTTGCAACGTGATGATGATCAACCTGCCATAATTCGTAAACGGCTGGCTGTCTATCAGGCGGAGACTGCGCCTTTGATCGCTTATTATCACGAACGACCAACCTATCGCCTGGTGAGTGGGGAGGGCGAAGCCGATGAAGTATTCTCTAGAATCGTGAAAGCGGTAGGGGCAGCAGGCTAA
- the infA gene encoding translation initiation factor IF-1, whose product MSKEDTLEMQGEVIENLPSATFKVRLENGYVVNAHISGKMRMHYIRILPGDKVTVEMTPYDLTKGRIIYRAK is encoded by the coding sequence ATGTCGAAAGAAGATACCCTGGAAATGCAGGGTGAGGTAATAGAGAATTTGCCAAGTGCGACGTTCAAGGTGCGCTTGGAAAATGGTTATGTCGTTAATGCACATATCTCCGGAAAAATGCGGATGCATTATATTCGCATTTTACCTGGGGATAAGGTTACCGTAGAGATGACGCCCTATGATTTAACCAAGGGTCGCATCATTTATCGTGCCAAATAG
- the rpmJ gene encoding 50S ribosomal protein L36, with protein sequence MKVRASVKKLCRNCKIVRRNGVVRVICVEPRHKQRQG encoded by the coding sequence ATGAAGGTTCGTGCGTCGGTTAAGAAGCTTTGTCGTAACTGCAAAATTGTTCGTCGTAATGGTGTGGTTCGCGTGATTTGTGTTGAGCCCCGCCATAAACAGCGCCAAGGTTAA
- the rpsM gene encoding 30S ribosomal protein S13, giving the protein MARIAGVNIPNNKQIEIALTYIYGIGRARAQYVLSAAEIAFDMRVKDISEPELERIRSEVAKFLVEGDLRREVTMNIKRLMDLGCYRGIRHRRGLPVHGQRTKTNARTRKGPAKSITR; this is encoded by the coding sequence ATGGCCCGCATCGCTGGTGTAAATATTCCGAACAATAAACAAATAGAAATTGCCTTGACCTATATTTATGGCATTGGTAGGGCGCGTGCGCAGTATGTTTTGAGCGCTGCGGAAATCGCCTTTGATATGCGAGTCAAGGATATCAGCGAGCCTGAGCTGGAACGCATACGTTCAGAGGTTGCGAAGTTCCTGGTGGAAGGCGATTTACGCCGCGAAGTCACCATGAATATCAAACGTCTGATGGATTTGGGTTGTTATCGCGGCATACGTCATCGCCGCGGGCTTCCCGTTCACGGCCAGCGGACAAAGACCAATGCGCGTACGCGCAAGGGTCCCGCTAAGTCCATTACGCGTTAA
- the rpsK gene encoding 30S ribosomal protein S11 yields MAKTQANSRVRKKVKKNVLDGVAHIYASFNNTIITISDRQGNVLTWASSGGSGFRGSRKSTPFAAQVAAENAGKKAQEYGVKNLDVEVRGPGPGRESTVRALHSIGFRIASIRDVTPIPHNGCRPPKKRRV; encoded by the coding sequence ATGGCGAAAACACAAGCAAACTCCCGTGTGCGAAAGAAGGTCAAAAAAAACGTTCTTGATGGTGTCGCGCACATTTATGCGTCATTCAACAACACGATTATCACGATCAGTGATCGTCAGGGTAACGTTTTAACCTGGGCCAGCTCTGGAGGGTCGGGGTTCCGCGGTTCGCGTAAAAGTACACCTTTTGCTGCACAGGTGGCAGCGGAAAATGCGGGCAAAAAGGCGCAGGAATATGGTGTTAAGAATCTGGATGTCGAAGTGCGGGGACCGGGACCGGGTCGAGAGAGTACGGTACGTGCGCTTCATTCTATCGGCTTCCGTATTGCGAGCATTCGCGACGTGACGCCGATTCCCCATAACGGATGCCGTCCGCCTAAAAAGCGGCGTGTTTAA
- the rpsD gene encoding 30S ribosomal protein S4, translated as MAKYTGPSCRLCRREGGKLFLKGEKCFSDKCPVSIRAYAPGQHGQRRGRVSEYGGQLREKQKIRRIYGVLEGQFRRYFQRASQTRGVTGELLLRFLELRLDNVAYRLGFGASRAEARQVVRHGHILVNGRRVDIPSYQVRAGDVVSVAEGARAHMRIVSAVEAVAGRGFPEWVSMDTAELKGTIKAVPVREDIAPDLNEQVVVELYSK; from the coding sequence GTGGCTAAATATACCGGTCCGAGTTGTCGTTTGTGTCGGCGCGAAGGTGGAAAATTATTTCTCAAAGGCGAGAAGTGTTTTTCTGATAAATGTCCAGTGAGTATACGAGCCTACGCCCCAGGGCAGCATGGGCAGCGACGCGGACGTGTCAGTGAGTACGGCGGTCAGTTACGTGAAAAGCAAAAAATCCGTCGTATCTATGGCGTACTGGAAGGACAGTTCCGTCGCTATTTCCAGCGTGCCAGTCAGACGCGGGGCGTTACCGGCGAGTTGTTACTGCGTTTTCTGGAGTTGCGTCTTGACAATGTGGCCTATCGTTTAGGGTTCGGAGCCTCTCGCGCTGAGGCGCGGCAGGTGGTTCGCCACGGTCACATTTTGGTGAATGGACGTCGTGTGGATATCCCGTCTTATCAGGTCCGCGCCGGTGACGTGGTGAGCGTTGCGGAAGGGGCTCGGGCGCACATGCGTATTGTCTCTGCGGTAGAGGCTGTGGCTGGCCGTGGTTTTCCGGAATGGGTGAGTATGGACACTGCCGAACTCAAGGGCACTATCAAAGCGGTACCGGTGCGAGAAGATATCGCTCCGGATTTGAACGAACAGGTCGTCGTGGAGTTGTACTCTAAGTAA
- the rpoA gene encoding DNA-directed RNA polymerase subunit alpha, with the protein MTEVGELLRPQGVDVEEVSAHRARIALGPLERGFGHTLGSGLRRVLLSSLKGAAVTEVEIEGVLHEYSSIEGVQEDVVDILLNLKMLAVRAHGRGDAVVTLRKRGPGQMTGADIVSEHGIEVANPDQVIATLTRDVELVLHLRIDEGRGYDAAATRRQSHEKRIGVMALDASFSPVLRVSYLVESARVEQRTDLDRLILDVETNGVVDPIWAVQEASRIFRSQLGVLAGAEAKEIPAALQAQANESLTPLLVRPVDDLELTVRSANCLKAEDIFYIGDLVQKSEQELLKAPNLGRKSLNEIKEVLVAHGLTLGMRLDNWPPENLPPVPGRTADADSISS; encoded by the coding sequence ATGACTGAGGTAGGAGAGCTGTTGCGTCCGCAGGGCGTCGATGTGGAAGAAGTTTCAGCACACCGTGCGCGTATTGCCCTCGGACCTTTGGAGCGTGGCTTTGGTCACACCTTGGGTAGTGGGTTGCGCCGAGTGTTGTTATCGTCTCTCAAAGGTGCGGCGGTTACGGAAGTCGAGATTGAAGGGGTGTTACATGAATATTCCAGCATCGAAGGGGTGCAGGAAGATGTCGTGGATATTCTGCTCAACTTGAAAATGTTGGCAGTTCGTGCGCATGGGCGCGGAGACGCGGTGGTGACGCTGCGTAAGCGTGGCCCGGGTCAAATGACGGGTGCAGATATCGTATCTGAACACGGCATTGAGGTCGCCAATCCGGATCAAGTGATTGCCACTTTAACCCGTGACGTTGAACTGGTGCTTCATTTGCGTATTGACGAGGGCAGGGGGTATGACGCAGCAGCCACGCGTCGACAGAGTCATGAAAAGCGCATCGGCGTGATGGCCCTGGACGCGAGTTTCAGTCCTGTACTGCGCGTAAGCTATCTGGTGGAAAGTGCCCGGGTAGAGCAGCGTACTGACCTGGACCGTCTGATACTCGATGTCGAGACGAATGGCGTGGTCGACCCGATTTGGGCGGTGCAAGAGGCTTCCCGTATTTTCCGCAGTCAGCTCGGTGTGTTAGCCGGTGCGGAAGCGAAGGAAATACCCGCGGCGTTGCAGGCGCAGGCCAATGAGAGTCTTACGCCATTGTTGGTTCGCCCGGTCGATGACTTGGAGCTTACGGTACGATCGGCGAACTGTTTGAAAGCCGAGGATATTTTTTACATCGGAGATTTGGTTCAGAAGTCGGAGCAGGAGCTTCTGAAAGCACCGAACCTCGGACGCAAGTCTCTCAACGAGATAAAGGAAGTTTTAGTGGCGCATGGCCTTACGTTGGGGATGCGACTCGACAATTGGCCGCCGGAGAATTTGCCACCGGTGCCTGGGCGAACTGCCGATGCGGATTCTATCAGCAGTTAA
- the rplQ gene encoding 50S ribosomal protein L17 encodes MRHRKSGKQLNRNSSHRQAMFANMMVSLFHHERIVTTLPKAKELRRFAEPMITLAKDATVAKRRLAFSRLRDRQAVVKLFDDIGPHYLARPGGYLRIVKYGFRAGDNAPLAIVELVDRQAATTE; translated from the coding sequence ATGCGTCATCGTAAGAGTGGTAAACAGTTAAATCGTAATAGTAGTCATCGGCAGGCGATGTTTGCCAATATGATGGTATCCTTGTTTCATCATGAGCGAATTGTTACCACGTTACCCAAGGCGAAAGAGCTGCGGCGTTTTGCGGAGCCGATGATCACGCTGGCGAAGGATGCGACAGTGGCCAAGCGGCGCCTTGCGTTTTCGCGTTTGCGTGATCGCCAGGCGGTGGTCAAGTTGTTTGATGATATCGGCCCACACTATCTGGCGCGTCCAGGCGGTTATCTGCGTATTGTTAAGTACGGCTTTCGGGCTGGTGACAATGCGCCGTTGGCTATTGTTGAGCTTGTAGATCGGCAAGCAGCCACTACTGAATAG
- the dut gene encoding dUTP diphosphatase: MNNLQIRILDPRIGQEWPLPHYASADAAGMDLRACLDAPLQLAPGQADLVSAGFAMHIGDPQVTALLLPRSGLGHRGLVLGNLVGLIDADYQGPLKISLWNRGTTEIVIEPGERVAQMVLVPIIRPNITVVTRFTTSERGVAGFGSTGRQ, from the coding sequence ATGAACAATCTGCAAATTCGCATTCTTGATCCACGCATCGGCCAGGAATGGCCCCTCCCCCATTATGCCAGCGCCGACGCCGCAGGCATGGACCTGCGCGCCTGCCTGGACGCCCCGCTGCAACTGGCTCCCGGGCAGGCAGACCTGGTCTCCGCCGGGTTTGCCATGCATATTGGCGACCCGCAGGTTACCGCGCTGTTACTGCCGCGCTCGGGTCTCGGACATCGCGGCCTGGTACTGGGTAATCTGGTCGGTCTCATTGACGCGGATTATCAGGGACCACTGAAGATTTCCCTGTGGAATCGTGGCACTACAGAGATAGTCATTGAACCAGGTGAGCGCGTAGCGCAAATGGTGCTGGTGCCGATTATTCGCCCGAACATTACAGTGGTTACCCGTTTTACCACGAGCGAACGGGGCGTCGCAGGCTTTGGCAGCACCGGACGTCAGTAG
- the coaBC gene encoding bifunctional phosphopantothenoylcysteine decarboxylase/phosphopantothenate--cysteine ligase CoaBC — protein MMENVFNTTEPLAGKRILLGVGGSIAAYKSPEIVRALRQAGVELRVVMTRGAAQFVTPLTLQAVSGEPVRNDLFAAAEEAAMDHIRLARWADALLIAPISANGMARLAQGLADDLLSTLVLANRAPLFLAPAMNSAMWAHPATQRNVAQLRADGAHFLGPDSGSLACGEEGTGRLLAPERMVGELRLALAKKTLRGQRVLITAGPTWEAIDPARGLSNRASGRQGFAIAQAYAEAGADVLLITGPTHEQTPPGVSRQDVLSAQDMLAACLQALDTPTDIFIANAAVADHRPSQFSAYKLGKTDIANPLPLSINPDIVSMVHQNPRRPRYIVAFAAETHNHLAAASIKAQRKGADIIVVNDINSADIGMGATENACSILQGERVLQIPRCSKMDLARHLVCHLSTFFPPSVTESEDLT, from the coding sequence ATGATGGAAAACGTATTCAACACGACAGAGCCCCTCGCTGGCAAACGAATTCTTTTGGGTGTAGGTGGCAGCATCGCCGCCTACAAGAGCCCGGAGATCGTGCGCGCCCTGCGCCAGGCAGGAGTAGAGCTGCGCGTGGTCATGACACGGGGCGCTGCTCAGTTTGTAACGCCGCTCACTTTGCAAGCCGTGAGTGGGGAGCCCGTGCGTAACGACCTCTTTGCCGCCGCCGAAGAGGCTGCCATGGACCACATCCGCCTGGCACGCTGGGCCGACGCCCTCCTAATCGCACCCATCTCCGCCAATGGAATGGCTCGTCTCGCCCAAGGCTTGGCCGATGACCTGCTCAGTACCCTCGTTCTCGCCAACCGTGCGCCGCTCTTTCTCGCACCCGCGATGAACAGTGCCATGTGGGCACACCCTGCGACGCAGCGCAATGTCGCCCAGTTGCGGGCGGATGGCGCCCACTTTTTGGGTCCTGACAGCGGCAGTCTCGCCTGTGGTGAGGAAGGTACCGGACGACTGTTGGCACCAGAGCGCATGGTGGGTGAACTACGTCTCGCTCTGGCCAAGAAAACCCTGCGTGGGCAACGCGTCCTCATTACCGCAGGGCCAACCTGGGAGGCGATCGATCCCGCTCGCGGTCTAAGCAATCGCGCCAGTGGCCGTCAAGGTTTTGCCATCGCCCAGGCCTACGCGGAAGCAGGGGCGGATGTGTTGCTGATTACCGGCCCAACCCATGAGCAAACGCCGCCGGGAGTAAGCCGCCAGGATGTTCTCTCTGCACAGGACATGCTCGCGGCCTGCCTGCAGGCACTGGACACGCCCACGGATATCTTCATCGCCAATGCTGCCGTCGCAGACCACAGGCCGAGTCAGTTCAGCGCGTATAAACTAGGCAAAACGGATATCGCAAACCCTTTGCCTCTCAGCATTAATCCCGATATTGTCAGCATGGTCCATCAGAACCCTCGGCGACCACGCTATATAGTCGCTTTTGCCGCCGAGACCCACAACCACCTCGCCGCCGCAAGCATCAAGGCGCAGCGCAAGGGGGCGGACATCATCGTAGTCAACGATATTAATTCTGCCGATATCGGGATGGGTGCTACCGAGAATGCCTGCAGTATTTTGCAGGGCGAACGGGTACTGCAGATCCCCCGTTGCAGCAAAATGGATCTCGCGCGCCATCTGGTGTGTCACCTCAGCACGTTTTTTCCACCTTCCGTTACGGAGTCCGAAGACCTTACATGA
- the radC gene encoding DNA repair protein RadC, whose product MAITDWPTDERPRERLLQKGAATLSDAELLAIFLRVGVVGKSAVDLARDLLQNFGSLRALLTASHQDFCVHKGLGDAKYALLQAVLEMGKRHLAEEWQRGDSLDSPQRVRQYLSATLRDRCREVFAVIFLDNRHRVLRFEEMFLGTIDGATVHIREVLKRALELNAAALIVAHNHPSGVAEPSVADLSLTRRLDQAMQLVDLRLLDHFIVGDGEPLSLREQGGW is encoded by the coding sequence ATGGCCATCACTGATTGGCCAACGGACGAACGTCCGCGGGAAAGACTGTTGCAAAAAGGGGCAGCGACTCTGTCGGATGCAGAGCTGCTGGCGATATTTCTGCGGGTGGGTGTGGTGGGTAAAAGTGCGGTGGATCTGGCCCGGGACTTGCTGCAGAATTTTGGTAGCCTGCGGGCATTACTTACCGCGTCTCATCAAGATTTTTGTGTGCACAAAGGGCTCGGGGATGCCAAATACGCGCTCTTGCAGGCGGTGCTGGAAATGGGTAAGCGTCATCTCGCCGAGGAATGGCAGCGAGGAGACAGCCTTGATTCGCCGCAGCGGGTGCGACAGTATCTGTCTGCCACTTTGCGCGACCGCTGCCGTGAGGTTTTTGCTGTGATCTTTTTGGATAATCGCCATCGGGTGCTGCGTTTTGAGGAGATGTTCCTGGGGACCATAGACGGCGCTACCGTGCATATTCGCGAAGTGCTGAAGCGCGCCCTGGAGTTGAATGCGGCAGCCCTCATCGTTGCGCACAATCACCCTTCCGGCGTGGCGGAACCCAGTGTGGCGGATCTTTCCCTCACCCGGCGTCTGGATCAGGCCATGCAACTGGTTGACCTGCGCTTGCTGGATCACTTTATAGTCGGCGACGGCGAACCCTTATCTCTGCGCGAACAGGGGGGCTGGTGA
- a CDS encoding diacylglycerol kinase translates to MKKNSTLWRRAFFAGYGLWVAAREEASFRTELLAVVVGVILLYWTQASLIWWGVGILLMGAVLAAELLNSAVESLADLVNPEYHPLVARAKDYGAAAVLVLSIAAVLIAALLLWRRFHTRF, encoded by the coding sequence GTGAAAAAAAACAGTACACTCTGGCGGCGTGCCTTTTTTGCGGGGTATGGGCTGTGGGTCGCTGCCCGTGAGGAGGCCAGTTTTCGGACAGAGTTGTTGGCAGTTGTGGTGGGCGTGATTCTTCTGTACTGGACTCAGGCATCGCTCATCTGGTGGGGGGTTGGTATTTTGCTCATGGGTGCAGTGCTGGCGGCAGAGCTGCTCAACAGCGCCGTAGAATCTCTGGCTGACTTGGTAAACCCGGAATATCACCCCCTGGTAGCGCGCGCGAAGGACTATGGCGCGGCGGCGGTGCTGGTGCTGAGCATCGCTGCAGTATTGATTGCCGCGTTGTTGTTGTGGCGACGCTTTCATACAAGGTTTTGA